The following proteins are encoded in a genomic region of Nonomuraea muscovyensis:
- a CDS encoding HIT family protein, producing MSTDLFCEIVAGERPAFVVHADEVAVSFLDSRPLFKGHVLVVPRRHTETLADLADVGPFFERVQAMARAVERAMAAAGTFVAMNNRVSQSVPHLHVHVVPRNRKDGLRGFFWPRTRYASDEEARACAAAVAEALEGA from the coding sequence GTGAGCACCGACCTGTTCTGCGAGATCGTCGCGGGGGAGCGGCCCGCGTTCGTGGTCCACGCCGACGAGGTGGCCGTCTCCTTCCTCGACAGCCGGCCGCTGTTCAAGGGGCACGTGCTGGTGGTGCCGCGGCGGCACACCGAGACGCTGGCCGACCTGGCCGACGTGGGGCCGTTCTTCGAGCGGGTGCAGGCGATGGCGCGGGCGGTCGAACGGGCCATGGCCGCGGCCGGCACGTTCGTGGCGATGAACAACCGGGTCAGCCAGAGCGTCCCGCACCTGCACGTGCACGTGGTGCCGCGCAACCGCAAGGACGGCCTGCGCGGCTTCTTCTGGCCGCGCACCAGGTACGCCTCCGACGAGGAGGCCCGCGCCTGCGCCGCCGCCGTCGCCGAGGCGCTGGAGGGGGCGTAG
- a CDS encoding immune inhibitor A domain-containing protein yields the protein MARYEPSASDYYINYAPPRVEPDPKEPAVPGARARAKNPAQEYDRKFASGNPAAARVLAGREAEAIRTGTNPAEFIFKKAKQTKTAKLLTLLVEFNENANDDFSGFNRPRTVDSAPDDCVVEPVGTRLNGPLHNNIPDPATLPKKDNNSFWVKDFSTEHFNKMLYTDTGITERVRPDLKDPRDGRPGIDISGHTLKKMYEEMSKGAYSVTGSAAGWLKVPHSEAWYGAAACGGAPQDMSGHPDNPLGAGQLAIDAVNVLAQTQPGFPWADYDLEDVSDADGDGDYAEPDGVIDHLVLVHAGKDKSADGGAEGTYAIWAHSSAVAGGYKVPGADFKISNYIVQPEDSGVGVFAHEYGHDLGLPDLYDTSGSASSAVDFWDLMSSGSHSGPIFQSMPTHMGLWDKWVLGWANPKVFDPGDAARLVTVGQSSRTPKLTQDGVRVNLASEPLKMIDPHSGTGTWWSGMDQEWANITLSRDVPVPAGTDVRFWMWNNYEIEQDWDFGFVEVSTDGGQTWAQQKVHDEAGNEVTTPDGYPDPNKNLATFGNKKYGLTGNTDGWRHDYVNLTPFAGQTVKLRLTYNTDAAFTPRGWHADDFQLTNGADTVWSDDVEGGANGWKATGGTFTNTSGQGWTINNGFREISRFYLAEWRNFDGFDKGLQYAYDTTYSRDGAWKVEKVKYNAPGLLVWYRDSTYTNNSLVPNLQLPPSIGSKGSLLLVDSHYEPLRRTGTAAERDPTRHKNMEGRSQTSNAAFSFTRTYPFKECLEAPDEPFSEYCTDVKALKGVPNFTDAKTWYPGFEVQDDTLYYRDFDASVVVPSKGDQPYSTRVVHVDGTPATELYGTDVGGGHKLGTGNPGDEGKALGVQFKLISPLPGNLGAVVQVIPPKK from the coding sequence GTGGCACGGTACGAGCCCAGCGCGTCCGACTACTACATCAACTACGCCCCGCCCCGTGTGGAGCCCGACCCGAAGGAGCCGGCAGTCCCCGGCGCGCGGGCCCGGGCGAAGAACCCGGCGCAGGAGTACGACCGCAAGTTCGCCAGCGGCAACCCGGCCGCCGCCAGGGTCCTGGCCGGCCGCGAGGCCGAGGCCATCAGGACGGGCACCAACCCCGCCGAGTTCATCTTCAAGAAGGCCAAGCAGACCAAGACCGCCAAGCTGCTCACGCTGCTGGTCGAGTTCAACGAGAACGCCAACGACGACTTCTCCGGCTTCAACCGGCCGCGAACCGTCGACAGCGCCCCCGACGACTGTGTCGTCGAGCCGGTCGGCACCAGGCTGAACGGCCCCCTGCACAACAACATCCCGGACCCGGCCACGCTGCCGAAGAAGGACAACAACTCCTTCTGGGTCAAGGACTTCAGCACCGAGCACTTCAACAAGATGCTCTACACCGACACCGGCATCACCGAGCGGGTCCGCCCCGACCTGAAGGACCCCCGCGACGGCAGGCCCGGCATCGACATCTCCGGCCACACGCTGAAGAAGATGTACGAGGAGATGTCCAAGGGCGCCTACTCCGTCACCGGCTCGGCGGCCGGCTGGCTCAAGGTCCCGCACTCCGAGGCCTGGTACGGCGCGGCGGCCTGCGGCGGCGCCCCGCAGGACATGTCCGGCCACCCCGACAACCCGCTCGGCGCCGGCCAGCTCGCCATCGACGCGGTCAACGTCCTCGCCCAGACGCAGCCCGGCTTCCCGTGGGCCGACTACGACCTCGAGGACGTCTCCGACGCCGACGGCGACGGTGACTACGCCGAGCCCGACGGCGTGATCGACCACCTCGTCCTCGTGCACGCCGGCAAGGACAAGTCGGCCGACGGCGGCGCCGAGGGCACCTACGCCATCTGGGCCCACTCCAGCGCGGTCGCCGGCGGCTACAAGGTGCCGGGCGCCGACTTCAAGATCTCCAACTACATCGTGCAGCCCGAGGACTCCGGCGTCGGCGTCTTCGCCCACGAGTACGGCCACGACCTCGGCCTGCCCGACCTGTACGACACCTCCGGCTCGGCCAGCTCCGCCGTGGACTTCTGGGACCTGATGTCCAGCGGCTCCCACTCCGGCCCGATCTTCCAGTCGATGCCCACCCACATGGGCCTGTGGGACAAGTGGGTGCTCGGCTGGGCCAACCCGAAGGTGTTCGACCCGGGCGACGCCGCCAGGCTCGTCACGGTCGGCCAGTCGTCGCGCACGCCGAAGCTCACCCAGGACGGCGTCCGGGTCAACCTGGCCTCCGAGCCGCTGAAGATGATCGACCCGCACAGCGGCACCGGCACCTGGTGGTCCGGCATGGACCAGGAGTGGGCCAACATCACGCTCAGCCGCGACGTACCGGTGCCCGCCGGCACCGACGTCCGCTTCTGGATGTGGAACAACTACGAGATCGAGCAGGACTGGGACTTCGGCTTCGTCGAGGTGTCCACCGACGGCGGCCAGACCTGGGCCCAGCAGAAGGTCCACGACGAGGCGGGCAACGAGGTCACCACGCCCGACGGCTACCCCGACCCGAACAAGAACCTCGCCACGTTCGGCAACAAGAAGTACGGGCTCACCGGCAACACGGACGGCTGGCGGCACGACTACGTGAACCTCACCCCGTTCGCCGGCCAGACCGTCAAGCTGCGCCTGACGTACAACACCGACGCCGCCTTCACCCCGCGCGGCTGGCACGCCGACGACTTCCAGCTCACCAACGGCGCCGACACCGTGTGGAGCGACGACGTCGAGGGCGGCGCCAACGGCTGGAAGGCCACCGGCGGCACCTTCACCAACACCAGCGGCCAGGGCTGGACGATCAACAACGGCTTCCGCGAGATCTCCCGCTTCTACCTGGCCGAGTGGCGCAACTTCGACGGCTTCGACAAGGGCCTGCAGTACGCCTACGACACCACCTACTCGCGTGACGGCGCCTGGAAGGTCGAGAAAGTCAAGTACAACGCCCCCGGCCTGCTCGTCTGGTACCGCGACTCGACCTACACCAACAACTCCCTCGTGCCCAACCTGCAGCTCCCGCCGAGCATCGGCTCCAAGGGCAGCCTCCTGCTGGTCGACTCGCACTACGAGCCGCTGCGCCGCACCGGCACCGCGGCCGAGAGGGACCCGACCCGGCACAAGAACATGGAGGGCCGCTCGCAGACCTCCAACGCGGCGTTCTCGTTCACCAGGACGTACCCGTTCAAGGAGTGCCTGGAGGCGCCCGACGAGCCGTTCAGCGAGTACTGCACGGACGTCAAGGCGCTCAAGGGTGTGCCGAACTTCACCGACGCCAAGACCTGGTACCCCGGCTTCGAGGTGCAGGACGACACGCTGTACTACCGCGACTTCGACGCCTCCGTGGTGGTGCCGTCGAAGGGCGACCAGCCGTACAGCACCCGCGTCGTGCACGTCGACGGCACCCCGGCCACCGAGCTGTACGGCACGGACGTCGGCGGCGGACACAAGCTCGGCACCGGAAACCCCGGCGACGAGGGCAAGGCGCTGGGCGTCCAGTTCAAGCTGATCAGCCCGCTCCCGGGCAACCTGGGCGCCGTCGTCCAGGTCATCCCGCCCAAGAAGTAA
- a CDS encoding diacylglycerol/lipid kinase family protein: MSALRTKAEHTEAIRTDRRVALVINTRSRRGRRHYFEVIEQIHALGFEPLAEIGVYNPKRLRELLDTALATGPDLLIVGGGDGTLSSAVRHVAHRDVALGVLPLGTTNNFARSLGLPLDLPGAIRVFATGKVADIDLGMADDRPFANLASFGVSVEVAGTVKPWLKRVLGRPAYPLTALTILPGHRPFRAVITVDGQRHELLTHQLNIANGRFHGGWQVAKDISIDNGLLVAYQLGSGKKLRLLVETLARATTGRWRSLAGGPFVTGREMLLETDPPMAADVDGEVRLRTPIRLRVVPNGVRVMVPSSFEDR, translated from the coding sequence ATGAGCGCACTACGCACCAAGGCCGAGCACACTGAGGCGATCCGCACGGACCGCCGGGTGGCGTTGGTGATCAACACGCGCTCACGCCGCGGCAGGCGCCACTACTTCGAGGTGATCGAGCAGATCCACGCCCTCGGCTTCGAGCCGCTGGCGGAGATCGGCGTCTACAACCCCAAGCGGCTGCGCGAGCTGCTCGACACCGCCCTCGCCACCGGCCCCGACCTGCTCATCGTGGGGGGCGGCGACGGCACCCTGTCCTCGGCCGTGCGCCACGTCGCCCACCGCGACGTGGCGCTCGGCGTGCTGCCGCTCGGCACCACCAACAACTTCGCGCGCAGCCTCGGCCTGCCGCTCGACCTGCCCGGCGCGATCCGCGTGTTCGCCACCGGCAAGGTCGCCGACATCGACCTCGGCATGGCCGACGACCGGCCGTTCGCCAACCTGGCCAGCTTCGGCGTGTCGGTCGAGGTGGCCGGCACGGTCAAACCGTGGCTCAAGCGGGTGCTCGGCCGCCCCGCCTACCCGCTCACCGCGCTGACGATCCTGCCCGGTCACCGGCCCTTCCGCGCCGTCATCACCGTCGACGGGCAGCGCCACGAGCTGCTCACCCACCAGCTCAACATCGCCAACGGCCGCTTCCACGGCGGCTGGCAGGTCGCCAAAGACATCAGCATCGACAACGGCCTGCTCGTCGCCTACCAGCTCGGCTCCGGCAAGAAGCTGCGGCTGCTCGTCGAGACGCTGGCGCGGGCGACCACGGGCCGGTGGCGCAGCCTGGCGGGCGGGCCGTTCGTGACGGGCCGCGAGATGCTGCTGGAGACCGACCCGCCGATGGCGGCCGACGTCGACGGCGAGGTACGGCTGCGCACGCCGATCCGGCTGCGCGTGGTGCCCAACGGAGTCCGGGTGATGGTGCCGTCCTCGTTCGAGGACCGCTGA
- a CDS encoding sodium/solute symporter has product MSLTAVLIVVVAAVLVGAFGIRVSRTTSDFYVASRTVSPLWNASAIGGEYLSAASFLGVAGLILSFGADMLWLPVGWTGGYLVLLVLVSAPLRRSGAYTLPDFAEARLESMTVRRTASVLVVLIGWLYLMPQFQSAGLVLREITGAPPWAGGLLVGVVVAVNVLSGGMRSITFVQAFQYWLKLTALAVPLVFLLMAWQADGAPALGPQDAAGWQVPLTGPREYGLYSTYSLILATFLGTMGLPHVLVRFYTNPDGRAARRTTLVVLSLLGAFYLLPALYGWLGRLYVPDLVRTDAVVLTLPGRMVGGTLGELLTALVTAGAFAAFLSTSSGLTVSVAGVIAQDLLRGGVRSFRVATVLAVIVPLVLALWARALPVADVVGLAFAVAASSFCPLLVLGIWWRRLSTTGALAGLFVGGGLACAAVLVTIVGGPYEGLANALLAQPAAWTVPIAFTVMIAVSFVTPHRVPAGVARTMVRLHTPEDLTLDRGDWRPRSS; this is encoded by the coding sequence GTGAGCCTCACCGCGGTGCTCATCGTGGTCGTCGCGGCCGTGCTCGTCGGCGCGTTCGGCATCCGCGTCTCCCGCACCACCTCCGACTTCTACGTCGCCTCCCGCACCGTGAGCCCGCTGTGGAACGCCTCCGCCATCGGCGGCGAGTATCTGTCGGCGGCCTCGTTCCTCGGCGTGGCCGGGCTCATCCTGTCCTTCGGCGCCGACATGCTGTGGCTGCCCGTCGGCTGGACCGGCGGCTACCTCGTGCTGCTCGTGCTGGTGTCGGCGCCGTTGCGGCGCTCCGGGGCGTACACGCTGCCCGACTTCGCCGAGGCCCGGCTGGAGTCGATGACCGTGCGCCGCACGGCGAGCGTCCTGGTGGTGCTCATCGGCTGGCTGTACCTCATGCCGCAGTTCCAGAGCGCGGGCCTGGTGCTGCGGGAGATCACCGGAGCCCCGCCGTGGGCCGGCGGGCTGCTGGTGGGCGTGGTGGTCGCGGTGAACGTGCTGTCCGGCGGCATGCGGTCGATCACGTTCGTGCAGGCGTTCCAGTACTGGCTGAAGCTGACCGCGCTGGCGGTGCCCCTGGTGTTCCTGCTGATGGCGTGGCAGGCCGACGGCGCGCCCGCCCTCGGCCCGCAGGACGCGGCCGGCTGGCAGGTGCCGCTGACCGGGCCCAGGGAGTACGGGCTGTACTCGACGTACTCGCTCATCCTCGCGACGTTCCTCGGCACCATGGGACTGCCGCACGTGCTGGTGCGGTTCTACACCAACCCGGACGGCCGGGCCGCCCGCCGCACGACGCTGGTGGTGCTGTCGCTGCTCGGCGCCTTCTACCTGCTGCCCGCCCTGTACGGCTGGCTGGGCCGGCTGTACGTCCCCGACCTGGTCCGCACCGACGCCGTCGTGCTGACCCTGCCGGGCCGGATGGTCGGCGGCACCCTCGGCGAGCTGCTGACGGCGCTGGTCACGGCCGGGGCGTTCGCCGCGTTCCTGTCGACCTCGTCGGGGCTGACCGTGTCGGTGGCCGGGGTGATCGCCCAGGATCTGCTCCGGGGCGGGGTGCGCTCGTTCCGCGTCGCGACGGTGCTGGCCGTGATCGTTCCTCTGGTGCTGGCCCTGTGGGCCCGTGCGCTGCCGGTGGCCGACGTGGTGGGGCTGGCGTTCGCGGTGGCGGCGTCGTCGTTCTGCCCGCTGCTGGTGCTCGGCATCTGGTGGCGGCGGCTCAGCACCACGGGCGCGCTGGCCGGGCTGTTCGTGGGCGGCGGGCTGGCCTGCGCCGCGGTGCTGGTCACGATCGTCGGCGGGCCGTACGAGGGACTGGCGAACGCGCTGCTGGCCCAGCCGGCCGCCTGGACGGTGCCGATCGCGTTCACGGTGATGATCGCGGTGTCGTTCGTCACCCCGCACCGTGTCCCGGCGGGCGTGGCCAGGACCATGGTCCGGCTGCACACCCCCGAGGACCTCACCCTCGACCGCGGCGACTGGCGGCCCCGCTCCTCCTAG
- a CDS encoding phage holin family protein: protein MNDTHRLVNDLAEQVSRLVRDELRLARLELTRKGRRAGFGAGLFGTAGLLAFFGGATLVAAVVLLLSQVMPAWAAAAIVAVVLFVVAAVIGLIGRKQVRQATPPVPSEAIASVKADIDVVKESVRR, encoded by the coding sequence GTGAACGACACCCACAGGCTTGTCAACGATCTGGCCGAGCAGGTCTCCCGGCTCGTCAGGGACGAGTTGCGGCTGGCGCGGCTGGAGCTCACGCGCAAGGGCAGACGCGCCGGGTTCGGCGCCGGCCTGTTCGGGACGGCCGGCCTGCTCGCGTTCTTCGGCGGCGCCACGCTCGTGGCGGCCGTCGTCCTGCTGCTGTCGCAGGTCATGCCCGCCTGGGCGGCCGCGGCGATCGTGGCCGTCGTGCTGTTCGTCGTCGCCGCCGTGATCGGCCTCATCGGCCGCAAACAGGTCAGGCAGGCCACGCCGCCGGTGCCCAGCGAGGCGATCGCCAGCGTCAAGGCCGACATCGACGTGGTCAAGGAGAGCGTACGGCGATGA
- a CDS encoding DUF3618 domain-containing protein, whose translation MSETDPGFSKQHAGQVGAHRSTVGAPTDHESINVPQTRPGAEENALRAEAERDEHEVFDPEPPLPDERTALIEDREGEARSQTHAGDTHTGDTHTGDPGGARSGNPRPGRDRRAAPSRHGDTHTDEEEHVRNRIQETREDMGDTVAALAHKADVKARASEAAETVKGRAAEVAGTVKGRTAEVAGTAKGRASEVAGKVREATPEQVKDAADKVTAEARKRPVLLLAAAGALGVLVFRRIRARRTVRPARRLRRR comes from the coding sequence ATGAGTGAGACGGATCCCGGGTTCAGCAAGCAGCACGCCGGGCAGGTCGGCGCCCACCGCTCGACGGTGGGGGCGCCGACCGACCACGAGTCCATCAACGTCCCCCAGACCCGGCCCGGCGCTGAGGAGAACGCGCTGCGGGCCGAGGCCGAACGTGACGAGCACGAGGTCTTCGACCCCGAACCCCCGCTGCCGGACGAGCGCACCGCGCTGATCGAGGACCGGGAGGGCGAGGCCCGCTCGCAGACCCACGCGGGCGACACCCACACGGGCGACACCCACACCGGTGACCCGGGCGGCGCCCGCTCCGGGAACCCCCGTCCCGGTCGCGACCGGCGCGCGGCGCCGTCCCGGCACGGGGACACCCACACCGACGAGGAGGAACACGTGCGTAACCGCATCCAGGAGACCCGCGAGGACATGGGCGACACCGTGGCGGCCCTCGCCCACAAGGCCGACGTGAAGGCCAGGGCGAGCGAGGCGGCCGAGACCGTCAAGGGCAGGGCCGCGGAGGTCGCGGGCACCGTCAAGGGCAGGACCGCCGAGGTCGCGGGCACCGCGAAGGGCAGGGCGAGCGAGGTCGCCGGCAAGGTCCGCGAGGCCACCCCCGAGCAGGTGAAGGACGCGGCCGACAAGGTCACCGCCGAGGCCCGCAAGCGCCCCGTCCTGCTGCTGGCGGCGGCGGGGGCGCTCGGCGTCCTCGTCTTCCGCCGGATCAGGGCCCGCCGTACCGTCCGGCCGGCCAGGCGCCTCAGGAGGCGGTAG
- a CDS encoding sensor histidine kinase: MQYVVGVAVVAVLVGVPAFVLWRLVRGRRELGTSPAERATFETLHTASLAGPPLRAGLTAEGAQKASRHLRTLLGSSALAVTDSERLLVYDGAGEHHAGQAFEHARATLKDGRTQVLALDCDLLECPVRHVVVVPLTTDDRVVGTLAAYGQHASAGLVRAAQEVAGWVDSQLRLAELDRSRTLLMEAEVRALRAQISPHFIYNSLTTIASFVRTDPERARELLLEFADFTRYSFRRHGEFTTLAEELRSIDRYLTLERARFGDQLQVTLRIAPEVLPVAVPFLCLQPLVENAVQHGLESKDGVGRITILAEDTGAECGISVEDDGLGMDPDRLRRILAGEITPAGGVGLANVDERLRQVYGDEYGLVVETAPGAGTKVNVRLPKYHPGVSAR, encoded by the coding sequence GTGCAGTACGTCGTCGGCGTGGCCGTGGTCGCGGTGCTCGTCGGCGTTCCCGCGTTCGTCCTGTGGCGTCTCGTGCGGGGCCGCCGCGAGCTCGGCACCAGCCCGGCCGAGCGCGCCACGTTCGAGACCCTGCACACCGCCTCCCTCGCCGGCCCGCCGCTGCGGGCGGGGCTGACCGCCGAAGGCGCGCAGAAGGCGTCCCGGCACCTGCGCACGCTGCTCGGCTCGTCCGCGCTGGCCGTCACCGACAGCGAACGGCTGCTCGTGTACGACGGCGCGGGAGAGCACCACGCCGGCCAGGCGTTCGAGCACGCGCGGGCCACCCTGAAGGACGGCCGCACCCAGGTCCTCGCCCTCGACTGCGACCTGCTCGAATGCCCGGTCCGGCACGTCGTCGTGGTGCCGCTCACCACCGACGACCGGGTCGTCGGCACCCTCGCCGCCTACGGCCAGCACGCCTCCGCCGGGCTGGTCAGGGCCGCCCAGGAGGTGGCCGGATGGGTCGACTCGCAGCTCCGGCTGGCCGAGCTGGACCGCTCACGCACGCTGCTCATGGAGGCCGAGGTGCGGGCGCTGCGCGCGCAGATCTCGCCGCACTTCATCTACAACTCGCTCACCACGATCGCCTCGTTCGTCCGCACCGACCCCGAACGGGCCCGCGAGCTGCTGCTGGAGTTCGCCGACTTCACCCGCTACTCCTTCCGCAGGCACGGCGAGTTCACCACCCTGGCCGAGGAACTACGCTCCATCGACCGCTACCTCACCCTGGAGCGCGCCCGTTTCGGCGACCAGCTCCAGGTCACGCTGCGCATCGCCCCCGAGGTGCTGCCCGTCGCCGTGCCGTTCCTGTGCCTGCAACCGCTGGTCGAGAACGCCGTCCAGCACGGTCTGGAGAGCAAGGACGGCGTCGGCCGCATCACGATCCTCGCCGAGGACACCGGCGCCGAGTGCGGCATCAGCGTCGAGGACGACGGGCTCGGCATGGACCCCGACCGGCTGCGCCGCATCCTCGCCGGTGAGATCACCCCGGCGGGCGGCGTCGGGCTCGCCAACGTGGACGAGCGGCTGCGCCAGGTGTACGGCGACGAGTACGGGCTCGTGGTCGAGACCGCGCCCGGGGCGGGCACGAAAGTCAACGTCAGGTTGCCGAAGTATCACCCCGGCGTCTCGGCCCGTTGA
- a CDS encoding YihY/virulence factor BrkB family protein, which translates to MASPDTPADLPRRAWWSVLKRTLAEFRDDRVPDLAAALTYYAVLSIFPAMIVLVSLFGLLGHDDTAMLIGHLAVLAPAEVRDLLTQGLAGVQRGTGSAGLLAIAGVAVALWSASGYVGAFIRAGNEIYDIEEGRPFWKTTPLKVGLTILVTVLLAVGAIAVTLTGRLADLAGRLLGLGDTVVTAWNVLKWPVLALIAAGLIMVLYWAAPNVRQPGMRWITPGGLLAVALWVIVSAGFALYVSQFGSYNKTYGTLAAVVVFLVWLWLSNMALLLGAELDAELVRERAIAEGKPPDSEPYAVPRDEPEPDNLPK; encoded by the coding sequence TTGGCCTCGCCGGACACCCCCGCCGACCTGCCGCGCCGAGCCTGGTGGAGCGTGCTGAAGCGCACGCTCGCCGAGTTCAGGGACGACCGCGTCCCCGACCTCGCCGCCGCGCTCACCTACTACGCGGTGCTGTCGATCTTCCCGGCGATGATCGTGCTGGTGTCGCTGTTCGGCCTGCTAGGCCACGACGACACCGCCATGCTGATCGGCCACCTGGCCGTACTGGCGCCCGCCGAGGTGCGCGACCTGCTGACGCAGGGCCTCGCGGGCGTCCAGCGCGGCACCGGCTCGGCCGGCCTGCTCGCGATCGCCGGCGTCGCCGTGGCCCTCTGGTCGGCCTCCGGCTACGTCGGCGCGTTCATCCGGGCCGGCAACGAGATCTACGACATCGAGGAAGGCCGCCCGTTCTGGAAGACCACCCCGCTGAAGGTCGGCCTGACGATCCTGGTGACGGTGCTGCTGGCCGTCGGAGCGATCGCGGTCACGCTCACCGGCCGGCTGGCCGACCTCGCGGGCCGCCTCCTCGGCCTGGGCGACACCGTGGTGACCGCCTGGAACGTGCTCAAATGGCCCGTCCTCGCGCTCATCGCCGCCGGGCTGATCATGGTGCTGTACTGGGCGGCGCCCAACGTGCGCCAGCCCGGCATGCGCTGGATCACCCCCGGCGGGCTGCTCGCCGTCGCCCTGTGGGTGATCGTCTCGGCGGGGTTCGCCCTGTACGTCAGCCAGTTCGGCTCGTACAACAAGACCTACGGCACGCTGGCGGCCGTCGTGGTCTTCCTGGTCTGGCTGTGGCTGTCCAATATGGCCCTGCTGCTCGGCGCCGAACTCGACGCCGAACTGGTCAGGGAGCGGGCCATCGCCGAAGGCAAACCCCCGGACAGCGAACCGTACGCCGTTCCCCGGGACGAGCCGGAGCCCGATAACCTGCCCAAATGA
- a CDS encoding DUF1838 family protein, which translates to MDFIRVRASDDGAETISWWTGDVYGWRRDDGPHHLFGFEGVNVARAVQADDGWRLLAREAAAYLDPVTREIIDVWDNPFTGTAVEVQHVFNDPVNQRLGGHPVPVTAVGEQVVFNVDVRLAYPSPLKVADYPDHSAGDTYRAMELFQFFVSARDLESGAASVPCAFSWCRVSPWLPWMAMGQREGALVYHCRGGKTAEVPERLARHVGEHFLHAPDTWSAPNMTSWTAFAARARG; encoded by the coding sequence ATGGACTTCATCCGGGTGCGCGCATCCGACGACGGCGCAGAGACGATCTCCTGGTGGACCGGCGACGTGTACGGCTGGCGGCGCGACGACGGCCCGCACCACCTGTTCGGCTTCGAGGGCGTCAACGTGGCCAGGGCCGTACAGGCCGACGACGGCTGGCGGCTCCTCGCCCGCGAGGCCGCCGCCTACCTCGACCCGGTCACCCGGGAGATCATCGACGTCTGGGACAACCCGTTCACCGGCACCGCCGTGGAGGTCCAGCACGTCTTCAACGACCCCGTCAACCAGCGCCTCGGCGGGCATCCGGTGCCGGTCACGGCGGTCGGCGAGCAGGTGGTGTTCAACGTGGACGTCCGCCTGGCCTACCCGTCGCCGCTGAAGGTCGCCGACTACCCCGACCACTCGGCCGGCGACACCTACCGGGCGATGGAACTGTTCCAGTTCTTCGTCAGCGCCCGCGATCTGGAGTCGGGCGCGGCGTCCGTGCCGTGCGCGTTCTCCTGGTGCCGCGTCTCGCCCTGGCTGCCGTGGATGGCGATGGGCCAGCGCGAGGGGGCGCTGGTCTACCACTGCCGGGGCGGCAAGACGGCAGAGGTGCCCGAACGGCTCGCCCGGCACGTCGGCGAGCACTTCCTGCACGCGCCCGACACCTGGTCCGCGCCGAACATGACGAGCTGGACCGCCTTCGCCGCGCGTGCCCGCGGGTAG
- a CDS encoding LytR/AlgR family response regulator transcription factor, with the protein MAQLRVLAVDDELPALEDLSYLLRADPRIGDVATARDGAAALRLLDRAIAEGRPIDAVFLDIRMRGLDGVVLGRLLSRFANPPRVVFVTAYEEHAVDAFEIKAEDYLLKPVRPERLAEAIRRVAASADVPVDAGESDTIPVELGGVTRFVSSADVVYVEAQGDYARLHTATGTHLVRIPLATLEERWASAGFVRVHRSHLVAVKHIEELHIDSGRCVVRVGRTEIPVSRRHTRELRDLLVRRARKGRPE; encoded by the coding sequence ATGGCGCAACTTCGTGTGCTGGCGGTCGATGACGAGCTTCCCGCGCTGGAAGACCTGTCGTACCTGCTGCGCGCCGACCCCCGCATCGGCGACGTGGCGACCGCTCGGGACGGTGCCGCGGCACTGCGGCTGCTGGACCGCGCCATCGCCGAGGGACGGCCGATCGACGCCGTCTTCCTCGACATCCGCATGCGCGGCCTGGACGGGGTCGTGCTCGGCCGGTTGCTGTCGCGGTTCGCCAACCCGCCACGCGTCGTGTTCGTCACCGCGTACGAGGAGCACGCCGTCGACGCCTTCGAGATCAAGGCCGAGGACTACCTGCTCAAGCCGGTCCGCCCGGAGCGGCTGGCCGAGGCCATCCGGCGGGTCGCCGCCTCCGCCGACGTGCCCGTGGACGCGGGGGAGTCCGACACGATCCCCGTCGAGCTGGGCGGGGTGACGAGGTTCGTCTCCAGCGCCGACGTCGTCTACGTGGAGGCGCAGGGCGACTACGCCCGCCTGCACACGGCCACGGGCACCCACCTGGTGCGCATCCCGCTCGCCACCCTGGAGGAGCGGTGGGCGTCGGCCGGCTTCGTCCGCGTGCACCGCAGCCACCTGGTGGCCGTCAAGCACATCGAGGAGCTGCACATCGACTCGGGCCGGTGCGTGGTGCGGGTGGGCCGGACGGAGATCCCCGTCAGCCGCCGCCACACGCGCGAGCTGCGCGACCTCCTCGTCCGGCGCGCCCGGAAGGGCCGCCCCGAGTGA